The following is a genomic window from Butyricimonas faecihominis.
AGAAGGCATTATATGCCGAGTGGATGTCAATGTCGGTAATCCGTAAATTCAAGTCCACGGAAGGCTTGACGGGGTTTGCCGTGTTGTAGGCCCCGTTCATGATCAGGTTCCCGTTCAGCATATCCATGCTCAGATTCTTTAGCGTGGCGATACCACCGGATGTTTCGATGTTTCCTTTGACGGAGTTTATCACGAGGCTATCGAACAAAATTTCTTTGATGTTCGTGCCGAAGGCCAGTTCTATGTTTTTCGGAATAGCCAGTACACTTGATGTTTCTTCTGCCGGGGCCGAACTTTGTGTTGTTACAGCCTGTGTCGTGTCGGTCTCGGAGGTCGTCATGTTTGCCATGAATTCATTCAAGTCGATTTTGTTGGAATTCAGGGTAAAGTTACCTTTTAAGGTCTGGTCCTTGAACACGTAGGGCAGGTAGTTGGCAAGGTAACCGGCCAAGGCGAAGTCTGAAGAGTTGATTTTTACTTTCAAGTCTTTCAAGTTCAACCGGGCGGGTGTGATGGTTACCTCTCCGGACGGAACGGAAATTCCGGCAGGGAAGTCTGCGTTCTTGAACAACACGTTTTGCAGGGCAATCTTACCGTTTGCCGTGAACTTTTCGTATTGTTCTTTCTCTATATATTGGTACTTCCCGTCAAAGGAGAGATCGGTTGTTAAGATACCGTTTAACGTGATGTCTTTTAACGGTAAGGCTTTTTTCAAACTCTCGAAGTTGATAACGCCTTTCATGCCACCCTTTAATGTCGGGTCGTCCGGATTGACCACAAGCAGGTTCATGCTGAACGGGTTGTTGGCAACCGTGAAGGTCAAAGTACTTAAATCTGCCTTGGTTTGTGCGATGGTTCCGCCGGGGTTGGTTACTGCCAGTTTCAGATTGATTTTTTCAACCGATTCGGGAGATCCGGGTACTTCAGATTTGCGTTCAGAATGTTGAAACGCAAGTCAAAAGCGGGAAGATGATTCTCGTAATATTCCCCTTTCGCGGATAGGCTGAGTTGGAATTCTCCGGAAGTTTTGACCCCCTCGATTTCTTTCTGGAAATCTTTGGGAATTAGCGCTAACAGGCTTTCGAATTTCGTGTCGGGTGCGTTCAGATTCAAGTCCATCGTGTATTTGTCGTCATCAATATCAATGTTTCCGGTTAAATCCAGTTTCAAGTCATTCAATGACATATCATTTTTCTTGATGTTGAATTGGAGTTCTTTCAAGTTGGCACCGATTTCGGCTTGCCAGTTGAAATCAGTGTTGTTTACCCACACACTCTTGCCTTGACGCAAATATATGTTTTTGAGTTCCAATAACACGTTTAGTATGGTGTTGGTCTCGGAAAAATTTCCTTGTAAAGCCATATTCACGGCATCAACCCGGGCAAACGTCAGTGCTTGTTCGTCTTGGTAGTTTAACATCAGGTTGCGCACTTCGATGTTGTTGAAAGCGATGGCAGTTTCCGAACTGGATTCTTCCGTGGTTTCCACGGGAGTTTCTTCTGTTTTCACCTCTGTCGTGTCGGAAGGAACCATGATGTCCCAGTTGGCTTTTCCTTCGGCATTGACTTTGGGCATAAAATCACAATCTTTTAATAAAATGTTATTGATTATGATTTCTTTACCGGAAATTAAGGAACGTAAATTTACGGATGCCTCGAAAAGAGGAATATTGATTAAAGTGTCCCGTGTGTTCGTTTCTTCCTTGGAAATGACCACGTTATCCAAGGATACGCTTAGGTTCGGGAAGTTCTTGAACATGCTCAGATGCACGTCCCCGATAGCTAGTTCGGCTTGGATGTATTTTGAGGATTTTTCCTCGATTAATCGTAGGATGTCACTTTTGAAAAAGACGGGTATAACCATCAGTGTGACAATAATTAGCACGATAATAATTGCTAGTGTTATAAATACTTTTTTCATACGCTATAAGTTATGTGTGTTGTTTGCGTTGTAAATGACAGTGTTGTAAATTATTTACGACAAGCTATCATGTATTGTTCTATACAAAGTTATACAAAATTATTTGAAGTAAGGTTTTATTTTTTTGAGTTTAAATAATGGTAAAACTTTTTGGGATTCTAGGATAGAGTAGTTGATTTTGCCGTATTTCCGTTTGGCGTTGAAGATGAGTTGAACATCTTCGTACACTAGATAGGGATGATGTAGAACGGATTTAAAACTCATGGTGTCCAGTTCCTTTTTCCGGATCAGCGCGGGGTTCACGGAGAAATGGGGAAGTAATGAATCTATATTATTCAGGTATTGAAATTTCATTTCTTTGAGTTGACGGGTGGCGTGAAAACCGCCCAGTTGTTCCCGGTAACGCAGGATTTTGCTGGCGTAGTATGGGCCAATGCCCCGGATACTGACCAATGCCGTGCTGTCGGCGGAATTGAGTTCGATTACAAGAGGTTTTGGGGAGACGGTTTGTGTCGTATCAGAAAGTCGGGAATAGGGAATTAGGAAGACCGGGCATTCACTCTTGTGAATGGTTCGTGGTAGCACGAATAATGCCATAGTAAGAATGCCCAATGTTATGATTCCTTTTTTCTCCGATTTTCTGATAAACATGGTTGTGATATTAGCTGTATAAACACCATCGCAAGTTATGAATATTTTACTAAATAGTTGCTATGTTGACTTGATTATTTTACGTGAATTATCCGGTTGCTTTTGATGTCATTGAATGATTTTGGGAGCATGTTAAATACAGGGGATGTTTCAATGCTTCTGCCTTTTACTTGCATTCGCCGTGTTCCGGAAATGAGGGCTAAGGCCTCTGCCAGTAAGGGTTCGTTTTCATCGCCAAGTTGAATGCCGTTGAAAAGATCCTCTTTAACCTCGTGTTGGGGTGTCATGCCTTCCAAGGAGTTGGGATACCCGTCGATATTGGTGAATCGGGAGCATACCGGAAATATTAACCAGTTGGCCAGTTCTTTATCTGCCACTAATTTCCCATTTTCTTCATATTGCGGGGAGAAAGCGTACATGGTGACGTATTTTCCGTAAGTCTTTGTTCCCACGAGTTCGACATCCATAAATGCTTTAAGGCAGGCAATCGTGTACTCGGAGGCTGAAACAGTCTCGCCAGAGGTTAAGATATATACTTTCTGGGAAGGTAAATCCAGATTGCAATTGGTTTCCACGAAAAACCTGTTAAGTAAGTTTTCGTATTGGGAGTCACTTTCAAATATTTCTTGGCAGGGCGAATTCCATGTTTCTTTGGAGAGAAGTGTACCTACCACGGCTTTTTCTTTGGGAACAATCGCGCTGCATAGGAATGTGGAGGCGTCATCGTCGCCTCCGTGATTGTACCTGAGGTCGAGTACAAGATCGGTAATCCCGGCTTCCTTAAATTCGTTGAAGGCTTTTACAATACTGGTGTTGAATGTTTTCGTGAAATTGGTGTACATGAGGTAGCCGATTTTGTGGTTTCCCCGTTCGAAGAGTTTGGTTATAAGAACGGGGTCTGCATCCATTTTCCGGGAAGTGATGGTGACGGTCTTTCCCGAAGGAGCTATGGCATCCCCTTCTTGTTTTCCCATTCCCAAGTGGAGGGTCCCGGGATTGGTAAGTTTGCTGAGGTCGCTTTCTGTAAAGCTTTGCGAGTTCAATTCTACGATAATGTCTCCTCGTTTCAGTTTTTCGGCAGCCGGAGAACCGGGATAAACGTATTGGACGATGGCAAAACATTTGTCACTGTCCTTGAATCGCCCGTAAGCAAGCCCGTAGCCATAAGTTTCCCCTGTTCCAGCCATTTCTTCCAGAAGTCCGTTGGCATCATCAGTGATCAGGGACCATTTGTCTTTGGAGGAAAGGAGGACCTTGAAATATTCTTTCGGGTCTTTTTTTGATTCCGGTTTAATGTTCGGTATTTCGTCATACCACAAGTAGAATGTAGATAAATTGCTCTGAATGAATTGATTCATCCGTGTGGCTAATTCATCGTCTTCCGAGTGATTGTTATCTTTCTCACAGGAAACTAAAAGAGATAGCACAAGGAATAAAGAAAATAGAATTTTTGATGTATTCATGAATGATTTTTTTGTGATTGTTTGGTAAAATAAGTAAAATATATCGACAATTCCTATCTTTTGTCCGAATTTATGGCGAGGAAACGGGAGACTCAATTAAATCATAATGAAGTTTTTACTCTTTTCATGAAAAAAATGCGTGAAAAAAAATCGAAATAA
Proteins encoded in this region:
- a CDS encoding S41 family peptidase; translated protein: MNTSKILFSLFLVLSLLVSCEKDNNHSEDDELATRMNQFIQSNLSTFYLWYDEIPNIKPESKKDPKEYFKVLLSSKDKWSLITDDANGLLEEMAGTGETYGYGLAYGRFKDSDKCFAIVQYVYPGSPAAEKLKRGDIIVELNSQSFTESDLSKLTNPGTLHLGMGKQEGDAIAPSGKTVTITSRKMDADPVLITKLFERGNHKIGYLMYTNFTKTFNTSIVKAFNEFKEAGITDLVLDLRYNHGGDDDASTFLCSAIVPKEKAVVGTLLSKETWNSPCQEIFESDSQYENLLNRFFVETNCNLDLPSQKVYILTSGETVSASEYTIACLKAFMDVELVGTKTYGKYVTMYAFSPQYEENGKLVADKELANWLIFPVCSRFTNIDGYPNSLEGMTPQHEVKEDLFNGIQLGDENEPLLAEALALISGTRRMQVKGRSIETSPVFNMLPKSFNDIKSNRIIHVK
- a CDS encoding AsmA-like C-terminal region-containing protein, which translates into the protein MTFTVANNPFSMNLLVVNPDDPTLKGGMKGVINFESLKKALPLKDITLNGILTTDLSFDGKYQYIEKEQYEKFTANGKIALQNVLFKNADFPAGISVPSGEVTITPARLNLKDLKVKINSSDFALAGYLANYLPYVFKDQTLKGNFTLNSNKIDLNEFMANMTTSETDTTQAVTTQSSAPAEETSSVLAIPKNIELAFGTNIKEILFDSLVINSVKGNIETSGGIATLKNLSMDMLNGNLIMNGAYNTANPVKPSVDLNLRITDIDIHSAYNAFSFIKQSLPIAMNCNGKISAAMKFSSDLDKEMSPIMTTANGGGSLSTKGFVLNDNPAMTQLANLLKNDELSRLSISNLKIDFKIEQGNIIVEPFTTNIAGNPTTFSGSQTVDGKMDYTMSMNIARKYFGKDIDKVLKAIPGANNIQSLDVDVKLGGTLDKPTITPDLSKALKKIEKEAGKELKNNLLKGLDKLFK
- a CDS encoding ComEA family DNA-binding protein, with protein sequence MFIRKSEKKGIITLGILTMALFVLPRTIHKSECPVFLIPYSRLSDTTQTVSPKPLVIELNSADSTALVSIRGIGPYYASKILRYREQLGGFHATRQLKEMKFQYLNNIDSLLPHFSVNPALIRKKELDTMSFKSVLHHPYLVYEDVQLIFNAKRKYGKINYSILESQKVLPLFKLKKIKPYFK
- a CDS encoding AsmA family protein — translated: MKKVFITLAIIIVLIIVTLMVIPVFFKSDILRLIEEKSSKYIQAELAIGDVHLSMFKNFPNLSVSLDNVVISKEETNTRDTLINIPLFEASVNLRSLISGKEIIINNILLKDCDFMPKVNAEGKANWDIMVPSDTTEVKTEETPVETTEESSSETAIAFNNIEVRNLMLNYQDEQALTFARVDAVNMALQGNFSETNTILNVLLELKNIYLRQGKSVWVNNTDFNWQAEIGANLKELQFNIKKNDMSLNDLKLDLTGNIDIDDDKYTMDLNLNAPDTKFESLLALIPKDFQKEIEGVKTSGEFQLSLSAKGEYYENHLPAFDLRFNILNANLKYPDLPNRLKKSI